A genomic stretch from Bacillus sp. N1-1 includes:
- the spoIIIAD gene encoding stage III sporulation protein AD, with product MDILQIVGLGLIATFLVIVVKEQKPVFAFTITVFTGALIFLYLIGEIQHIIEMLESLASKANVEIVYVETVLKIIGIAYIAEFGAQIVRDAGQGAIASKIELAGKLLILAMAIPILTLIIETVLKLLPS from the coding sequence ATTGATATTTTGCAAATCGTCGGTTTAGGTTTAATCGCTACCTTCCTTGTCATTGTTGTCAAAGAACAAAAGCCTGTGTTTGCCTTTACAATAACGGTTTTCACAGGCGCTTTGATTTTTCTATATTTAATTGGAGAAATTCAACATATTATTGAAATGTTAGAAAGTTTGGCATCGAAAGCAAATGTGGAAATTGTCTATGTTGAAACGGTGTTGAAAATTATAGGAATTGCTTATATTGCTGAATTCGGTGCGCAAATTGTGAGAGATGCTGGTCAAGGGGCAATTGCTTCGAAGATTGAACTTGCTGGTAAATTGTTAATCTTAGCGATGGCCATACCGATTCTTACACTGATTATCGAAACGGTGCTTAAACTTTTACCATCATAA
- the nusB gene encoding transcription antitermination factor NusB, with protein MKRRHAREKAIQVLFQIDVTDTDPREALQHVLNEGEGDEFLSELVFGTLENLEKIDAVIKENLVNWTFSRIGNVDRSVLRMASYEIVMRDDIPVNVSLNEAVELAKLFGGEESGRFVNGVLSKIIQKS; from the coding sequence ATGAAAAGAAGACATGCAAGAGAAAAAGCCATCCAGGTATTGTTTCAAATAGATGTAACAGACACCGATCCACGTGAGGCCCTGCAACACGTATTAAATGAGGGAGAAGGTGACGAGTTTCTATCTGAGCTTGTCTTCGGAACGCTTGAGAATCTCGAAAAGATTGATGCAGTCATTAAAGAGAACCTTGTTAACTGGACCTTTAGCCGAATCGGTAATGTAGACCGTTCTGTTCTTCGAATGGCTTCGTATGAAATAGTGATGAGAGATGATATACCAGTAAATGTTAGTTTGAATGAAGCAGTTGAACTAGCAAAATTGTTCGGTGGAGAAGAATCGGGACGCTTTGTAAACGGAGTCCTCTCTAAAATCATACAAAAAAGCTAA
- a CDS encoding SpoIIIAH-like family protein: protein MVLKKQTVWLLTMLSLIIVLSAYYIMTPGTDNVAYVGDQEQSEEGAKGEEAKETNGVEDKSVSMNVSGDEAFAALRLEIQEQRDAAIEDYTAVIASEASADLRNEAHEQRQELMALSQKESVLENVIKSEGYSDAVVYTLDDEKVRVIVKADQLSNEEANNIMVLAEEQLGEGHRIAVEFQPVAK, encoded by the coding sequence ATGGTCTTAAAAAAGCAAACGGTATGGTTATTAACAATGCTAAGTTTAATTATTGTTTTATCAGCTTATTACATCATGACACCTGGTACGGATAATGTGGCATATGTGGGAGATCAGGAGCAAAGCGAGGAAGGGGCGAAAGGAGAAGAAGCGAAAGAAACGAATGGTGTTGAAGATAAATCCGTTTCGATGAATGTTTCCGGCGATGAAGCCTTTGCTGCGCTTAGGCTTGAAATTCAAGAACAGCGAGATGCAGCGATTGAAGATTATACGGCTGTGATTGCAAGCGAAGCATCAGCAGACTTACGAAATGAAGCGCACGAACAACGTCAAGAATTAATGGCATTGTCTCAAAAGGAATCAGTTTTAGAAAATGTGATAAAGTCAGAAGGGTATAGCGATGCAGTGGTTTATACGCTTGACGACGAGAAAGTAAGAGTAATTGTTAAAGCGGATCAGCTATCAAATGAAGAAGCAAATAACATTATGGTGCTAGCAGAAGAACAGCTAGGGGAAGGTCATAGAATCGCTGTAGAATTTCAGCCTGTGGCAAAGTAG
- the spoIIIAB gene encoding stage III sporulation protein SpoIIIAB yields MKLLGAVLIILASTWAGVEWSRTVSERSRQLRQLKAALQSLEAEIVYGMTPLSVACSHICRQVGHPISWFFDSFRKKLDAGQGTAYEAWMESMDEVWKYTAFKQEEKEVMKQLGATIGQHDREHEQKQIKLALIHLEREESEARDNQMKYERMFKSLGVLGGILLVILLI; encoded by the coding sequence ATGAAGCTATTAGGTGCAGTGCTCATTATTTTAGCGAGTACGTGGGCAGGTGTGGAATGGTCAAGAACTGTGAGCGAACGATCTCGACAATTGCGGCAGTTAAAAGCGGCACTTCAGTCATTGGAAGCTGAAATTGTATATGGAATGACACCGCTCAGTGTTGCCTGTAGTCACATTTGTAGACAGGTAGGCCACCCAATTTCCTGGTTTTTCGATTCATTTCGGAAAAAGCTCGATGCTGGACAAGGCACAGCTTATGAAGCGTGGATGGAAAGTATGGATGAGGTTTGGAAGTATACGGCTTTTAAGCAAGAAGAAAAAGAAGTAATGAAACAACTTGGTGCCACTATTGGACAACACGATAGGGAGCATGAACAGAAACAAATCAAACTTGCCTTGATTCATTTAGAAAGAGAAGAAAGTGAAGCAAGAGACAACCAAATGAAGTATGAACGGATGTTTAAGAGTCTTGGTGTTCTTGGGGGGATTCTTCTTGTCATTCTATTGATTTAG
- the accC gene encoding acetyl-CoA carboxylase biotin carboxylase subunit has product MEIKKLLVANRGEIAVRIIRACEELGIETVAVYSQADKEALHVRLADEAYCIGPTASKDSYLNFTNIMSIATVTGVDAIHPGYGFLSENADFAELCRECNVTFVGPSPEAISRMGTKDVARTTMKEAGVPIVPGSEGIVSGADEAVALANEMGYPVIIKATAGGGGKGIRIAKDENELVKGINITQQEASTAFGNPGVYIEKFIEDFRHVEIQVLADNHGNAIHLGERDCSIQRRLQKLVEETPSPALDETIRKKMGDAAVRAAKAVQYSGAGTVEFIFEPTGNFYFMEMNTRIQVEHPVTEMVTGIDLIKEQIRAASDETLRYTQEDVTFKGWAIECRINAEDPDKKFMPSPGKVDMYLPPGGFGVRVDSAVYPGYDILPFYDSMVAKLITYADTREEAIARMKRALGEFVVEGVKTTIPFHMRLMNHEKFVSGDFNTKFLEKYDLTEQSTNSK; this is encoded by the coding sequence ATGGAAATTAAGAAATTACTTGTAGCGAACAGAGGAGAGATTGCCGTTCGAATTATCCGAGCTTGTGAAGAGCTTGGTATTGAAACGGTAGCGGTGTACTCTCAAGCTGATAAAGAGGCCCTGCACGTTAGGTTAGCAGACGAGGCTTATTGCATTGGACCAACAGCATCGAAAGACAGTTATTTAAATTTCACAAACATCATGAGTATTGCGACTGTAACAGGTGTTGACGCCATTCATCCTGGTTATGGATTTCTTTCTGAAAATGCTGACTTTGCAGAGCTCTGTAGAGAATGTAATGTGACATTTGTTGGACCAAGCCCAGAAGCGATTAGCCGTATGGGTACAAAAGACGTTGCAAGAACAACAATGAAGGAAGCGGGAGTTCCAATTGTACCCGGTTCAGAAGGAATTGTTAGCGGTGCAGACGAAGCGGTAGCTCTAGCTAATGAGATGGGATATCCTGTCATTATTAAAGCAACCGCTGGCGGTGGTGGTAAAGGTATCCGGATTGCTAAGGATGAGAATGAATTAGTAAAAGGGATTAACATTACCCAACAAGAAGCATCAACAGCATTTGGTAATCCTGGTGTCTACATCGAAAAGTTTATCGAAGATTTCCGCCACGTGGAAATTCAGGTTCTTGCTGATAATCATGGAAATGCGATTCATCTTGGAGAACGGGATTGTTCAATCCAAAGACGTTTGCAAAAGCTTGTTGAGGAAACTCCCTCTCCAGCTCTAGATGAAACGATTAGAAAAAAAATGGGCGATGCTGCTGTACGAGCCGCAAAAGCTGTTCAATATTCAGGAGCAGGCACAGTTGAGTTTATTTTTGAGCCAACAGGGAATTTTTATTTTATGGAAATGAATACACGTATTCAGGTTGAGCATCCTGTGACAGAAATGGTAACGGGTATTGATCTAATTAAAGAGCAAATTCGAGCAGCTTCTGACGAAACGTTGCGGTACACCCAGGAAGATGTAACGTTCAAAGGATGGGCGATTGAATGCCGCATTAATGCAGAAGACCCTGACAAGAAATTTATGCCATCTCCAGGAAAGGTCGACATGTACCTCCCTCCAGGTGGATTTGGAGTTCGTGTGGATTCTGCTGTCTATCCTGGTTATGATATTTTGCCTTTCTATGATTCAATGGTAGCAAAGCTCATTACTTACGCTGATACAAGAGAAGAAGCGATTGCTAGAATGAAGCGAGCTCTTGGAGAGTTTGTGGTGGAAGGTGTCAAAACGACCATTCCGTTCCATATGCGATTAATGAATCACGAGAAATTTGTAAGTGGCGATTTTAATACTAAGTTTCTTGAGAAATATGATTTAACAGAACAATCAACGAATTCTAAGTGA
- the spoIIIAF gene encoding stage III sporulation protein AF, with protein MAVITGWITNIIVLILLATVLELLLPNSNMQRYVKMVIGLMLMAVILSPILTIFTKDFDSMLRSAALTDSTPDVRMENQIESKKSEIQASNAAYIEEQMAVQMKSQVEKELRDQFNLEITHVGLELKGAEGEKNIEQIAVTVSKAVETDVQEVEAVSVSFDILEEEVHSTDAQSKKVAYFLADEWGLYPNQVGVQVKGGE; from the coding sequence GTGGCAGTTATTACGGGATGGATCACGAATATCATTGTTCTTATTTTACTTGCTACCGTGCTTGAATTGCTGTTGCCAAATTCCAATATGCAGCGATATGTCAAAATGGTCATCGGATTAATGTTAATGGCTGTTATTCTATCGCCTATTCTAACAATCTTCACAAAAGATTTTGATTCAATGTTAAGGTCAGCGGCTCTCACAGATTCGACTCCGGATGTAAGAATGGAAAATCAGATAGAATCAAAGAAAAGTGAAATACAAGCATCCAATGCTGCATATATTGAAGAACAAATGGCTGTCCAAATGAAAAGCCAGGTTGAAAAGGAGTTGAGAGACCAGTTTAACCTTGAAATTACACATGTAGGTCTTGAGCTAAAAGGTGCAGAGGGAGAAAAGAATATTGAACAAATTGCAGTAACGGTAAGTAAGGCGGTAGAAACGGATGTTCAGGAAGTCGAAGCTGTATCGGTATCATTTGATATTTTGGAAGAAGAGGTTCACTCAACAGATGCACAGTCAAAGAAAGTCGCTTATTTTCTAGCTGATGAATGGGGATTATATCCAAACCAGGTTGGCGTTCAGGTGAAGGGAGGAGAATAG
- the spoIIIAE gene encoding stage III sporulation protein AE, producing the protein MPHMKKTMLMLLFLCFTLLQFQSTALAQGEEDEPLTTQIVDKQLNTLGLQEIQAYWDEVIEEYGGFLPESQKGSFLEFIKGEKQFSLKAYLLGLLKFLFHELLVHGKLLGSLILLTIFSILLQNMQNAFEHKAVSTVAYGIIYMVLIILALNSFHVAIQYTESAIANMMGFLLALIPLLLALIASVGGVASVAFFHPIVLFLVNTGGLLIQKFVLPMLFLSAVLAIVSTISEQYKVTQLSNLLRNVAIGTLGVFFAVFLGVISVQGASTAVADGVTIRAAKFVTGNFIPVVGRMFTDATDTVLSASVLLKNTVGLAGVVILLMICAFPALKVLSLVLIYNIAAAVIQPLGGGPIIQSLNVISKSILFIFAALAIVSLMFFLAVTIIIASGNITLMVR; encoded by the coding sequence ATGCCTCACATGAAAAAAACGATGTTGATGCTACTATTCCTCTGCTTCACCTTATTGCAATTTCAATCTACAGCACTTGCGCAGGGCGAAGAAGATGAGCCGCTAACTACTCAAATTGTAGACAAGCAGTTGAATACACTCGGCTTACAAGAGATTCAGGCCTATTGGGACGAAGTGATCGAAGAGTATGGTGGCTTTTTACCTGAAAGCCAGAAAGGTTCCTTCTTGGAATTTATAAAAGGAGAAAAACAATTTTCTTTAAAAGCTTATTTATTAGGTTTGTTGAAATTTCTTTTTCATGAATTGCTTGTCCACGGCAAATTGCTTGGTAGCTTAATATTGTTAACTATTTTCAGCATTCTGTTACAAAACATGCAAAATGCCTTTGAACATAAAGCAGTAAGCACAGTGGCGTATGGCATTATCTATATGGTTTTAATTATTCTTGCGCTTAATAGTTTTCATGTGGCGATTCAATATACAGAAAGTGCGATAGCGAATATGATGGGGTTTCTCTTAGCGTTAATTCCGCTACTTTTAGCATTGATTGCTTCTGTTGGTGGCGTGGCTTCTGTAGCTTTTTTTCACCCAATCGTCCTGTTTTTAGTTAACACTGGTGGGTTGCTTATTCAGAAGTTTGTACTACCAATGCTTTTTCTGTCCGCAGTTCTTGCCATTGTAAGTACGATTAGTGAGCAGTACAAAGTTACTCAGCTTTCTAATTTACTACGAAACGTAGCGATCGGTACACTAGGAGTATTTTTTGCAGTGTTTTTAGGCGTGATTTCAGTGCAGGGTGCCTCAACTGCCGTAGCAGATGGTGTCACGATTCGTGCGGCTAAATTTGTAACTGGTAATTTTATACCTGTTGTAGGACGAATGTTCACGGACGCAACAGATACCGTACTAAGTGCCTCAGTGCTCTTAAAAAATACGGTTGGACTAGCTGGGGTTGTCATTTTACTAATGATATGTGCCTTCCCTGCACTAAAAGTTTTATCACTAGTGCTGATTTACAACATTGCGGCAGCTGTCATTCAACCATTAGGAGGAGGACCAATTATCCAGTCTCTTAATGTAATATCAAAAAGTATTTTATTTATTTTTGCAGCTCTTGCCATTGTTTCATTGATGTTTTTCTTAGCGGTAACAATTATTATAGCATCTGGAAATATTACGCTAATGGTGCGTTAG
- the spoIIIAG gene encoding stage III sporulation protein AG encodes MDEKPTSWLDQLKKPKKKKGIPLYYLIIAAGLGVIFMFSGSFFSTPDPGQQVFNEQESSSESEEAFSQKKSSPSSMSEYENMYETQLKEALDEVAGVSDATVIVNLDSTEQKVVEKNSTSTDKYTYESPNEGGSRKIEEQSSDEQVVIVQNDNGQGPIVVSTKKPVVRGVVVVAVGAENMEVKKMIVDAVTRLLDVKSHRVMVLPKKLKGES; translated from the coding sequence ATGGATGAAAAACCAACAAGCTGGCTAGATCAATTGAAAAAACCGAAGAAGAAAAAAGGAATCCCGCTTTATTATTTAATTATTGCAGCAGGGCTTGGTGTCATCTTCATGTTTTCCGGTAGTTTCTTCTCGACACCTGACCCGGGCCAGCAAGTGTTCAATGAGCAGGAGAGTTCATCGGAAAGTGAAGAAGCTTTTAGTCAAAAAAAGTCCAGTCCCTCGTCAATGTCAGAATATGAAAATATGTATGAAACACAATTAAAGGAAGCGTTAGACGAAGTGGCTGGAGTGTCAGACGCCACTGTCATTGTTAATTTAGATTCTACAGAGCAAAAAGTTGTGGAGAAAAACAGCACTTCTACTGATAAATATACTTATGAATCTCCAAACGAGGGAGGTTCGAGAAAGATTGAAGAACAATCAAGCGATGAACAAGTCGTTATTGTCCAGAATGATAATGGTCAAGGACCGATCGTAGTAAGTACGAAGAAGCCGGTTGTAAGAGGTGTAGTTGTCGTGGCGGTCGGAGCAGAAAACATGGAAGTGAAAAAAATGATTGTCGATGCAGTGACGAGACTACTTGATGTGAAAAGTCATCGGGTGATGGTTTTGCCGAAAAAACTAAAGGGGGAATCATAA
- the spoIIIAA gene encoding stage III sporulation protein AA, producing the protein MEEALRVLPENVKKILGQYTEMERSTIEEIRMRINRPLEIMINGKPNFPLLNGQTYFISKDDSSQMINKLSHYSLYALEEELKKGFVTIEGGHRVGLAGKVITLNGHVKAIRDIASYNVRIAKQKLGIAVPLVSYLYAGGWTNTIILGPPQSGKTTMLRDLTRIMAEGDDVRRIPSAKVGIVDERSEIAGCVHGIPQHRLGNRVDVLDACPKAEGMMMMIRSMSPEILIVDEIGRKEDSEAIVEAINAGINLVVTVHGTSMDDLHRRPSMKGLLNSGSFERIVELSRKNGPGTIHAIKDKTGKEIRRKKVI; encoded by the coding sequence GTGGAAGAAGCTCTTCGTGTGCTTCCGGAAAACGTAAAGAAAATCCTGGGTCAATACACAGAGATGGAAAGATCAACAATTGAAGAAATTCGAATGCGCATTAACCGTCCGCTTGAAATAATGATCAATGGAAAACCGAATTTTCCTCTCTTAAACGGCCAAACATACTTTATATCAAAAGATGATAGTTCACAAATGATAAATAAACTTAGTCATTATTCCCTGTACGCGTTAGAAGAAGAATTAAAAAAGGGGTTTGTCACGATCGAAGGCGGACACCGCGTCGGACTTGCTGGAAAAGTCATTACGCTAAACGGACATGTTAAAGCGATCCGTGACATCGCATCATATAATGTCAGAATTGCAAAACAAAAGCTTGGTATAGCTGTACCGCTTGTATCATATCTTTATGCAGGGGGTTGGACAAATACAATTATTCTAGGACCACCTCAATCCGGTAAAACGACGATGCTACGTGATTTAACTCGAATAATGGCTGAAGGCGATGACGTAAGAAGGATTCCGTCAGCTAAAGTAGGGATTGTTGATGAACGATCTGAAATTGCTGGTTGTGTCCATGGAATCCCTCAACATCGGTTAGGAAATCGCGTCGATGTTTTGGATGCTTGTCCAAAAGCAGAAGGAATGATGATGATGATTCGTTCCATGAGTCCAGAAATATTGATCGTTGATGAAATTGGTCGAAAAGAAGATAGTGAAGCTATTGTTGAAGCAATTAATGCTGGTATTAATCTTGTTGTAACTGTCCACGGAACGAGTATGGATGATTTACACAGAAGGCCAAGTATGAAAGGTTTATTGAACTCTGGATCTTTTGAAAGAATTGTCGAACTGTCACGTAAAAATGGTCCTGGGACGATTCATGCGATCAAAGATAAAACGGGTAAGGAAATTCGACGTAAAAAGGTGATCTAG
- the xseA gene encoding exodeoxyribonuclease VII large subunit, protein MKADRYISVTALTRHVKRMIDNEPALQDVWLRGELSNVKLHNRGHLYFTVKDDKSRVQAVMFAGNNRHMKFKPESGMKVLIRGEISVFEPYGQYQLYAKEMQPDGIGNLYLAYGELKRKLEFEGLFSENLKQQIPRYPTEIGVITSPTGAAIRDIFTTIKRRYPAARITVFPVLVQGSRAKGSIVQAIEMANAMNMIDVLIVGRGGGSIEELWAFNEEEVARSIANSKVPIISAVGHETDFTIADFVSDLRAPTPTGAAELAVPSVVELKERVDQRVHRLMRVMQEKLTTDRDRLSNLQKSYAFRYPDQLLKQKEQELDLQVERMQRNMKRLLSYTTERVARNHKQLMKQHPQKLLKEASQELEELKLSLNKEMQRVLLGKQRDFSLNAGKLNALSPLKVMERGYSLAYKEEELIKSVHQVQPGDVLKLEMTDGKIDCHVWGLEESDSNGEK, encoded by the coding sequence GTGAAAGCGGATCGCTATATATCGGTTACAGCCCTTACGAGACACGTGAAGCGGATGATCGATAATGAGCCAGCACTTCAAGATGTCTGGTTGCGTGGTGAATTATCGAATGTGAAGCTTCACAATCGAGGGCATCTTTATTTTACTGTTAAAGATGATAAGTCGCGTGTTCAGGCAGTGATGTTCGCTGGAAACAATCGTCATATGAAATTTAAGCCGGAAAGCGGGATGAAAGTCCTTATTCGAGGCGAGATATCAGTGTTTGAACCGTATGGTCAATATCAGCTTTATGCAAAAGAGATGCAGCCCGATGGAATCGGAAATTTGTATTTAGCTTATGGAGAATTGAAACGAAAACTCGAATTTGAAGGATTGTTTTCAGAAAACCTCAAACAGCAAATACCAAGATATCCTACAGAAATTGGTGTGATTACCTCCCCGACTGGAGCAGCTATTCGAGATATTTTCACAACGATCAAAAGACGTTATCCTGCTGCAAGGATAACGGTGTTTCCCGTTCTTGTTCAGGGAAGTCGTGCTAAGGGATCGATTGTTCAGGCGATCGAGATGGCGAATGCCATGAATATGATTGATGTGCTGATTGTTGGACGTGGTGGCGGATCAATTGAAGAGTTATGGGCGTTTAATGAAGAAGAAGTTGCCAGAAGCATTGCAAATTCAAAAGTGCCAATTATATCAGCTGTTGGCCATGAGACCGATTTTACAATTGCTGATTTTGTATCAGATTTAAGAGCACCAACGCCTACTGGAGCAGCTGAACTGGCAGTACCCAGCGTAGTAGAATTGAAAGAGCGGGTTGACCAACGAGTACATAGGTTAATGAGAGTAATGCAAGAAAAGTTAACTACGGATCGAGATCGGTTGTCAAATCTCCAGAAGTCATATGCATTTCGTTATCCTGATCAATTATTGAAACAAAAGGAGCAAGAGCTTGACTTGCAAGTTGAACGAATGCAACGAAATATGAAGCGATTATTATCATATACAACAGAGCGAGTAGCACGTAATCATAAGCAGCTAATGAAGCAGCATCCACAAAAGCTTCTTAAAGAAGCAAGTCAAGAGCTTGAAGAGCTTAAGCTTTCTTTAAATAAAGAAATGCAACGTGTTCTACTCGGAAAACAACGTGATTTTTCGCTTAATGCAGGGAAACTGAATGCTTTAAGTCCATTGAAAGTAATGGAGCGTGGTTATAGCCTTGCATATAAAGAAGAAGAACTCATTAAATCTGTTCATCAGGTTCAACCTGGAGATGTTCTAAAACTTGAAATGACAGATGGAAAAATTGATTGCCATGTATGGGGATTAGAGGAGAGTGATTCGAATGGAGAAAAATGA
- a CDS encoding polyprenyl synthetase family protein: MTSDLSSYMNECKKLLDEELPAYIDRLEMPQSLKDSMLYSIHAGGKRIRPILMLATVEAFGHSIKEAIPVACAVEMIHTYSLIHDDLPAMDDDDLRRGKPTNHIVFGEATAILAGDALLTQSFELIADSNLTSEQKVDLIKLLSHAAGPSGMVGGQMADLDGEKQELTLEQLEYIHQHKTGKLLVFSIMAGAIIGHATTHQREHLRAFGEHIGLSFQISDDILDVEGDEGKIGKLPGSDETNEKSTYPKLLTLEGAKEKLNHHFKEGLAHLTAANVEKETLQSIAKFIVERDH; encoded by the coding sequence GTGACTTCAGATCTCAGTTCCTATATGAACGAATGTAAGAAACTGTTGGATGAAGAACTTCCCGCATACATTGACCGCTTGGAGATGCCACAATCATTGAAGGATTCAATGTTGTATTCGATTCACGCAGGGGGAAAACGTATCCGTCCAATATTAATGCTCGCTACCGTAGAAGCATTTGGTCACTCCATTAAAGAAGCCATTCCAGTGGCATGTGCAGTTGAAATGATTCATACGTACTCACTTATTCATGATGACTTGCCTGCAATGGACGATGACGATTTACGTCGAGGTAAACCAACAAACCATATCGTTTTTGGGGAGGCTACAGCTATTCTTGCTGGAGATGCGCTATTAACCCAAAGCTTTGAACTTATTGCAGATTCCAATTTAACAAGTGAACAAAAAGTTGATTTGATCAAATTGTTATCACACGCTGCTGGTCCTTCCGGAATGGTAGGAGGACAAATGGCGGATTTAGACGGGGAGAAGCAAGAATTAACGCTAGAACAACTTGAATACATTCATCAACATAAAACAGGAAAACTGCTTGTATTCTCCATTATGGCTGGGGCAATAATTGGTCATGCAACAACTCATCAACGTGAGCATCTACGTGCTTTTGGCGAACACATAGGCCTTTCCTTCCAAATTAGCGATGATATTCTTGACGTTGAAGGAGACGAAGGGAAGATCGGAAAACTTCCTGGTAGTGATGAAACGAACGAAAAAAGTACTTATCCAAAGCTTCTCACGCTGGAGGGAGCAAAAGAAAAACTTAATCACCATTTTAAAGAGGGGTTAGCCCATCTAACTGCTGCTAACGTAGAAAAAGAAACGTTACAATCAATTGCGAAATTTATTGTAGAGCGTGACCACTAA
- the spoIIIAC gene encoding stage III sporulation protein AC, which yields MNHDVNTIFQIAGIGIIVAMLHTILKQMGKEEYAHWVTLIGFIVVLYMVITIIDDLFQKIRGVFLFQG from the coding sequence ATGAATCATGATGTGAATACAATTTTCCAAATAGCGGGTATCGGGATCATTGTGGCAATGCTTCATACGATTCTTAAGCAAATGGGGAAAGAGGAATATGCGCACTGGGTTACCTTAATTGGTTTTATCGTTGTCCTTTATATGGTAATCACAATCATTGACGATCTTTTTCAGAAAATACGAGGGGTCTTCCTTTTCCAGGGTTAG
- a CDS encoding Asp23/Gls24 family envelope stress response protein, which produces MNELQSFEMEEHDTGLGKVEISPEVIEVIGSIAASEVDGVAEMRGNFASGVVERFGRKDHRKGVKVELDEDGIILDAYVVVSYGLSIPEVCEKVQENIRQALLTMTALEISAVNVSVVGITFDKKETEDEE; this is translated from the coding sequence ATGAATGAACTTCAATCATTTGAAATGGAAGAGCACGATACTGGGCTTGGAAAAGTCGAAATATCACCAGAAGTTATTGAAGTAATCGGTAGTATTGCTGCTTCAGAAGTTGACGGTGTTGCAGAAATGAGAGGGAATTTCGCTTCAGGTGTTGTCGAACGCTTTGGGCGAAAAGATCATCGAAAAGGTGTCAAGGTAGAGCTTGATGAGGATGGCATTATCCTGGATGCATACGTTGTGGTAAGCTATGGTTTATCCATTCCTGAAGTTTGTGAGAAGGTGCAAGAAAATATTCGACAAGCACTTCTAACAATGACTGCGCTAGAAATCAGCGCAGTTAATGTGAGTGTTGTTGGAATCACGTTTGATAAAAAAGAAACTGAAGACGAAGAATAA
- the accB gene encoding acetyl-CoA carboxylase biotin carboxyl carrier protein, which produces MLKVQEIRELIKLIDQSSIDEFEYESDGSKIVLKKNEVQYAEAPVQQPVQQTIAQQPVDQTMPASSPVKEEPKAAEKEEVQDESLHKIESPMVGTFYARPNPESELYVKTGEKVSEDSVVCIIEAMKLFNEIEAEVNGEIVEMLVEDGQLVEYGQPLFLVKA; this is translated from the coding sequence TTGTTAAAAGTTCAAGAAATTCGCGAATTGATCAAACTAATTGATCAATCAAGCATTGATGAATTTGAATATGAAAGTGATGGATCTAAGATTGTATTAAAGAAAAACGAAGTGCAATATGCAGAAGCACCTGTTCAACAACCTGTACAGCAAACTATTGCACAACAGCCTGTTGATCAAACTATGCCGGCTTCTTCTCCTGTAAAAGAAGAACCTAAAGCGGCTGAAAAAGAAGAAGTACAAGATGAATCATTACATAAAATCGAATCACCAATGGTTGGAACGTTCTATGCTCGTCCGAATCCTGAATCGGAACTTTACGTGAAAACGGGAGAGAAAGTTTCAGAAGATAGCGTAGTCTGCATCATTGAAGCAATGAAGCTTTTTAATGAAATAGAAGCAGAGGTAAATGGAGAAATTGTTGAAATGCTAGTTGAGGATGGACAGCTAGTTGAATACGGACAACCTCTGTTTTTAGTGAAAGCATAG
- a CDS encoding exodeoxyribonuclease VII small subunit, whose amino-acid sequence MIRMEKNENVTFEEAMEKLEQIVGALEEGNVPLEKAISLFQEGMNLSNVCHEKLQSVEGKMDQIVEENGEIKRFSVQEDEA is encoded by the coding sequence GTGATTCGAATGGAGAAAAATGAGAACGTAACATTTGAAGAAGCGATGGAAAAGTTAGAGCAAATTGTCGGAGCATTGGAAGAAGGTAATGTACCTCTTGAAAAAGCGATTTCACTCTTTCAAGAAGGAATGAATTTATCAAATGTATGTCATGAGAAGCTACAATCTGTTGAGGGTAAAATGGATCAAATCGTTGAAGAAAACGGTGAAATCAAACGTTTTTCTGTCCAGGAGGATGAAGCGTGA